One part of the Gammaproteobacteria bacterium genome encodes these proteins:
- the pstA gene encoding phosphate ABC transporter permease PstA, translating to MSSDAARAPGGRSPASERASPRTIDIVTATLARRHSAERRFRLYGLGAIILGLVFLAVLFVSVIGTGYRAFLRTEVALDVPFDPAALALEERRDPEALAAADYGAAVKQALRDAFPEVRERQALRALYGLVSSAAALQLRDAALKDPSVIGQTRTLWVPLDDEYDMLAKGYVDRELPEGERRLSDAQVGWFDHLQARGRVATRFNGQFFIGGDSREPELAGIGGAVVGSLYTLLVTLALSFPLGVAAAIYLEELAPKNRWTDLIEVNINNLAAVPSIIFGLLGLAVFIDVFGVPRSAPLVGGLVLTLMTLPVIIIASRAALTAVPPSIREAALGVGASKMQMVMHHVLPLAMPGMLTGAIIGMARALGESAPLLMVGMVAFIVDIPRGVMDPATVLPVQIYLWADSPERAFVEKMAAAIMVLLAFLIVMNALAVILRRRFERRW from the coding sequence ATGAGTAGCGACGCGGCCAGGGCGCCCGGCGGGCGCTCGCCAGCCTCCGAGCGAGCGAGCCCGCGCACCATCGACATCGTTACCGCGACGCTCGCCCGCCGGCACTCCGCCGAACGGCGGTTCCGGTTGTACGGCCTCGGGGCCATCATCCTCGGGCTCGTCTTCCTCGCGGTCCTCTTCGTGAGCGTCATCGGCACGGGCTACCGGGCCTTCCTGCGCACGGAGGTTGCCCTCGACGTGCCCTTCGACCCGGCGGCCCTCGCGCTGGAGGAGCGGCGCGACCCCGAGGCGCTGGCCGCAGCCGACTACGGAGCAGCGGTCAAGCAGGCGCTGCGGGATGCGTTCCCCGAGGTGCGCGAGCGCCAGGCGCTGCGCGCCCTGTACGGTCTCGTCAGCTCCGCCGCCGCCCTGCAGTTGCGCGACGCAGCGCTGAAGGACCCCTCGGTGATCGGCCAGACCCGCACCCTCTGGGTCCCCCTGGACGACGAGTACGACATGCTCGCCAAGGGGTACGTCGACCGCGAGCTCCCCGAGGGGGAGCGGCGCCTGAGCGACGCCCAGGTGGGGTGGTTCGACCACCTGCAGGCACGGGGTCGCGTCGCGACCCGCTTCAACGGGCAGTTCTTCATCGGAGGCGACTCGCGGGAGCCGGAGCTCGCGGGGATCGGTGGGGCGGTCGTCGGCTCCCTCTACACGCTCCTCGTGACCCTCGCGCTGTCGTTCCCGCTCGGGGTCGCGGCGGCCATCTACCTCGAGGAGCTCGCGCCGAAGAACCGCTGGACCGACCTGATCGAGGTGAACATCAACAATCTGGCGGCCGTGCCGTCGATCATCTTCGGTCTGCTCGGACTCGCCGTCTTCATCGACGTCTTCGGTGTGCCCCGCTCGGCGCCGCTGGTCGGCGGGCTCGTGCTCACCCTGATGACCCTGCCGGTGATCATCATCGCGAGCCGGGCGGCCCTGACCGCGGTCCCCCCCTCGATTCGGGAGGCGGCCCTCGGGGTTGGCGCCTCGAAGATGCAGATGGTGATGCACCACGTCCTGCCCCTGGCGATGCCCGGCATGCTCACGGGGGCGATCATCGGGATGGCCCGCGCCCTCGGAGAGAGCGCCCCCCTGCTGATGGTGGGGATGGTGGCGTTCATCGTGGACATCCCGCGCGGGGTGATGGACCCGGCCACCGTGCTGCCGGTGCAGATCTATCTGTGGGCGGACAGCCCCGAGCGGGCCTTCGTCGAGAAGATGGCGGCGGCGATCATGGTCCTGCTCGCCTTCTTGATCGTCATGAATGCGCTCGCGGTGATTCTGCGCAGGCGCTTCGAGCGGCGTTGGTGA
- a CDS encoding ZIP family metal transporter — protein sequence MPEPGAGPRGAPPGWGVAWWGPGVALTLGIVWVAVQQGATDLATPMGKAVQGGFLAALATALGALPAVLVERISPRSEDVMLGFGAGVMAAASCFSLIIPGVEAADGMLGHRALGAGWVSFGLALGALALLFANRLIPHDHVAVGHHGPDVAGLRKLWLMVFALALHNFPEGMAIGVAFSGNDNAVGMPLTAAISVQDVPEGLVVAVALRAAAVSPFRAAGVAALTGLAEPIGAVVGSLLTTGLALLYPLGLGFAAGAMIWVVSHEIIPETHRKGHEQFASLGLMGGFIVMMLLDTALA from the coding sequence ATGCCTGAGCCCGGCGCGGGACCACGCGGGGCGCCCCCAGGGTGGGGAGTCGCCTGGTGGGGGCCCGGCGTGGCGCTGACCCTGGGCATCGTCTGGGTCGCCGTGCAGCAGGGGGCGACCGACCTCGCCACCCCCATGGGCAAGGCCGTACAGGGGGGATTCCTGGCCGCCCTGGCGACGGCCCTGGGCGCCCTTCCCGCGGTGTTGGTCGAACGCATCTCCCCCCGCTCGGAGGACGTCATGCTGGGCTTCGGTGCCGGGGTCATGGCGGCCGCCTCGTGCTTCTCCCTGATCATCCCGGGCGTCGAAGCAGCCGACGGCATGCTCGGCCACCGCGCCCTCGGAGCGGGCTGGGTGTCTTTCGGGCTCGCGCTCGGTGCGCTCGCGCTCCTCTTCGCCAACCGGCTGATCCCTCACGACCACGTGGCCGTGGGTCATCACGGCCCTGACGTGGCGGGTCTGCGGAAGCTCTGGCTGATGGTCTTCGCCCTTGCCCTGCACAACTTCCCGGAGGGCATGGCGATCGGGGTCGCCTTCAGCGGAAACGACAACGCCGTCGGCATGCCGCTCACGGCGGCCATCTCCGTTCAGGACGTCCCGGAGGGTCTCGTGGTAGCCGTCGCCCTGCGCGCCGCGGCCGTCAGCCCGTTCCGGGCCGCCGGGGTCGCAGCCCTCACGGGGTTGGCGGAGCCCATCGGCGCCGTCGTCGGTAGCCTGCTCACCACCGGGCTCGCCCTGCTCTACCCCCTGGGCCTCGGCTTCGCCGCCGGTGCGATGATCTGGGTGGTCTCGCACGAGATCATCCCGGAGACCCACCGCAAGGGCCACGAGCAGTTCGCATCCCTGGGCCTGATGGGCGGCTTCATCGTCATGATGCTGCTGGACACGGCGCTCGCGTAA
- a CDS encoding phosphate ABC transporter ATP-binding protein, translating to MAGRSSVIDRSSRETVGDYTHPHPRMTARHVDVYYGDKHAIKDVSLDIGANEVIAMIGPSGCGKSTFLRCLNRMNDTIDNCRVTGTITLDGQDVYEDKLDVVPLRAQVGMVFQKPNPFPKSIYENVAYGPRIHGLASTRAELDVVVQRSLERAGLWEEVKDRLDQPGTGLSGGQQQRLCIARTIAVNPEVILMDEPCSALDPIATAKIEELIDELREQFSIAIVTHSMQQAARVSQRAAYFHLGNLIEIGDTNHIFTNPRHPLTEDYITGRFG from the coding sequence ATGGCGGGAAGGTCCTCCGTGATCGACCGGAGCAGCCGCGAGACCGTGGGGGACTACACCCACCCGCACCCGCGCATGACGGCTCGCCACGTGGATGTCTACTACGGGGACAAGCACGCCATCAAGGACGTGAGCCTCGACATCGGGGCCAACGAGGTCATCGCGATGATCGGGCCGTCGGGCTGCGGAAAGTCCACCTTTTTGCGCTGCCTGAACCGGATGAACGACACCATCGACAATTGCCGCGTCACGGGGACGATCACCCTGGACGGGCAGGACGTCTACGAAGACAAGCTCGACGTGGTGCCGCTGCGGGCGCAGGTGGGGATGGTGTTCCAGAAGCCGAACCCCTTCCCGAAGTCGATCTACGAGAACGTCGCCTACGGTCCACGGATCCACGGGCTTGCCTCCACGCGGGCCGAGCTCGACGTGGTCGTGCAGAGAAGCCTCGAGCGCGCGGGACTCTGGGAGGAGGTCAAGGACCGTCTGGACCAGCCGGGCACGGGGCTCTCTGGTGGTCAGCAGCAGAGGCTCTGCATCGCACGGACGATCGCGGTCAACCCCGAGGTGATCCTGATGGACGAGCCCTGTTCGGCGCTCGATCCCATCGCGACGGCGAAGATCGAGGAGTTGATCGACGAGCTGCGCGAGCAGTTCAGCATCGCAATCGTCACGCACTCCATGCAACAGGCGGCGCGGGTATCCCAGAGGGCCGCGTACTTCCACCTGGGCAATCTCATCGAGATCGGCGACACCAACCACATCTTCACCAATCCCCGGCACCCCCTGACCGAGGACTACATCACAGGCCGTTTTGGCTGA
- the cysK gene encoding cysteine synthase A, producing the protein MFTDNVLDLIGNTPVVRLRGESVFAKAEFLNPGGSIKDRVAMAMLDGAESRGLLKPGSIIVEPTSGNTGIGVALVGRLKGYHVRIVMPENMSDERKKLIRALGAELVLTPAQKSIAGAVEKVREMQREDPRVFVPQQFENPDNPRVHYEETAHELWRQMNGDIACFVAGVGSGGTLQGIGQFLREHKPGVVIAAVEPKNVSALLGHEPGLHQIQGIGDGFVPAVLDVSMISEVIEVTDEDAIATTRELNRDFGLLVGISSGANVWAARRLAERIPGNIVTVLPDRAERYFSTSLM; encoded by the coding sequence GTGTTCACCGACAACGTCCTGGACCTGATTGGCAATACCCCGGTCGTTCGGCTGCGGGGAGAGTCCGTTTTTGCCAAGGCCGAGTTCCTGAACCCCGGCGGGAGCATCAAGGACCGCGTGGCCATGGCCATGCTCGACGGTGCGGAGAGCAGGGGCCTGCTGAAGCCCGGCTCGATCATCGTGGAGCCCACGAGCGGCAACACCGGGATTGGTGTGGCCCTGGTGGGCCGGCTCAAGGGCTACCACGTCCGCATCGTCATGCCGGAGAACATGAGCGACGAGAGGAAGAAGCTCATCCGGGCCCTCGGGGCGGAGCTGGTGCTGACCCCCGCGCAGAAGAGCATTGCCGGGGCGGTGGAGAAGGTCCGCGAGATGCAGCGCGAGGACCCCCGCGTCTTCGTCCCCCAGCAGTTCGAGAACCCCGACAACCCGCGCGTGCACTACGAGGAGACGGCCCACGAGCTCTGGCGGCAGATGAACGGGGACATCGCGTGCTTCGTTGCGGGGGTGGGCAGCGGAGGTACCCTGCAGGGGATCGGTCAGTTCCTGCGCGAGCACAAGCCCGGCGTGGTGATCGCCGCGGTCGAGCCGAAGAACGTCTCGGCCCTCCTCGGCCACGAGCCGGGGCTGCACCAGATCCAGGGGATCGGTGACGGGTTCGTCCCCGCGGTCCTCGACGTCTCGATGATCAGCGAGGTGATCGAGGTGACGGACGAGGATGCCATCGCCACTACGCGCGAGCTCAACCGGGACTTCGGGCTGCTCGTGGGCATCTCCTCGGGGGCCAACGTGTGGGCCGCGCGGCGGCTGGCGGAGCGGATCCCGGGCAACATCGTGACGGTGCTGCCGGACCGGGCGGAGCGCTATTTCAGCACCTCCCTCATGTAG
- a CDS encoding ankyrin repeat domain-containing protein — protein sequence MNRGWCLACGTLGAFLLLDSGWAQPPPVSGVAEEAGQLLQPWVPFFSSAAPTQGPAPDRLSNAAADGDEQEVRRLLSEGASPNGTGAGEPPLVTAVQRGHTGVTRVLLEAGADPNRLPPGTGDPLLHLAVRTRDLALVKLLLEHGAAVGAVSQREDRQNPDHAGDSALHEAAAFGESKLCEQLIRAGADPNAVNRRGLTPLHHAAGAGHVETAACLLDRGAQIDRQNRIGVTPLHWAVRHGQVGTARLLTDRGASVNVASQHGSSPLHSAVARRDAEMVKLLLAAGADLGAVGMSGETPLNLARRLGAPELVGLLETAAAAPRPDDAGAPRAEARGGTATGPGNSPATLVGAVVLGVVLTALLLYFLLRRAAVKERSRLQRLLEALRGLHQRFGRHA from the coding sequence GTGAACCGGGGCTGGTGTCTCGCGTGCGGCACGCTCGGGGCCTTCCTGCTCCTCGACAGCGGCTGGGCACAGCCGCCCCCGGTTTCCGGGGTCGCCGAGGAGGCCGGGCAATTGCTCCAGCCCTGGGTACCCTTCTTCTCGTCGGCTGCGCCGACCCAGGGGCCGGCGCCCGACCGGTTGTCCAACGCAGCGGCCGACGGCGACGAGCAGGAGGTCCGGCGGCTCCTCTCCGAGGGCGCGAGCCCGAACGGCACGGGTGCCGGCGAGCCGCCGCTCGTGACCGCCGTCCAGCGAGGCCACACCGGGGTCACCCGCGTGTTGCTGGAGGCCGGGGCCGACCCGAACCGCCTGCCCCCCGGAACGGGGGACCCCCTGCTTCACCTGGCGGTGCGCACCCGGGACCTCGCCCTGGTGAAGCTCCTGCTCGAGCACGGCGCCGCCGTCGGCGCCGTGAGCCAGCGCGAGGACCGCCAGAACCCCGACCACGCGGGGGACAGCGCCCTGCACGAGGCGGCGGCGTTCGGGGAGTCAAAGCTCTGCGAGCAGTTGATCCGCGCCGGCGCGGACCCCAACGCGGTCAACCGCCGGGGGCTCACGCCGTTGCACCACGCGGCGGGCGCCGGGCACGTGGAGACCGCGGCCTGCCTGCTCGACCGCGGGGCGCAGATCGACCGGCAGAACCGGATTGGCGTCACCCCCCTGCACTGGGCGGTGCGCCACGGGCAGGTCGGGACGGCCCGGCTACTCACCGACCGGGGGGCCTCGGTGAACGTCGCCAGCCAGCACGGCAGCTCCCCGCTGCACAGCGCGGTCGCGAGGCGGGACGCCGAGATGGTCAAGCTCCTGCTCGCGGCGGGGGCCGACCTCGGGGCCGTGGGCATGAGCGGAGAGACGCCGCTCAATCTCGCCCGCCGCCTGGGTGCGCCGGAGTTGGTGGGCCTCCTGGAGACTGCCGCAGCCGCACCACGTCCCGACGACGCCGGCGCACCCCGCGCCGAGGCCCGTGGGGGGACAGCGACCGGTCCGGGCAACTCCCCCGCCACCCTCGTCGGCGCCGTGGTGCTCGGGGTGGTGCTGACGGCCCTGCTGCTCTATTTCCTTCTCCGCCGGGCCGCCGTAAAGGAGAGGTCGCGCCTGCAGCGCCTCCTGGAGGCGCTGCGCGGACTGCACCAGCGCTTCGGGCGGCATGCCTGA
- the phoU gene encoding phosphate signaling complex protein PhoU, with translation MITSGPTSGHTVRRFDGEMMNLHRLVLEMGALAIEQVERVLKALDDESPEGAREVIERDRLVNELDMRIDEEVVKLLVRRQPMAGDLRAIMTVAKSVVDLERVGDQTRRVARLVQHLYTEGPTAPKPGLLEDIHRLAAIAVRMMRTAMQAFDAFDLGKAVEVIQENERLEAEFQSALRRVTTFVLEDHRTIGHMVDAVLGLRALERIGGHAKNIAGYVIYLCTGRDVRHADLETVAQEIVAGKPDA, from the coding sequence ATGATCACGAGCGGGCCGACATCGGGACACACCGTCAGGCGCTTCGACGGTGAGATGATGAACCTGCACCGCCTGGTGCTGGAGATGGGTGCGCTCGCCATCGAGCAGGTCGAGCGGGTGCTGAAGGCGCTCGACGACGAGAGCCCCGAGGGGGCACGCGAGGTCATTGAGCGCGACCGCCTCGTGAACGAGTTGGACATGCGGATCGACGAGGAGGTCGTCAAGCTCCTGGTCCGCCGCCAGCCCATGGCGGGCGACCTGAGAGCCATCATGACGGTGGCCAAGTCGGTCGTGGACCTGGAGCGGGTGGGGGACCAGACCCGCCGGGTGGCCCGGTTGGTCCAGCACCTCTACACCGAGGGGCCGACCGCCCCCAAGCCCGGGCTGCTCGAGGACATCCACCGGCTGGCCGCGATCGCTGTGCGCATGATGCGCACAGCCATGCAGGCATTCGATGCGTTCGACCTCGGCAAGGCGGTGGAGGTCATCCAGGAGAACGAGCGGCTCGAGGCGGAGTTCCAGTCGGCGCTGCGCCGCGTGACCACCTTCGTGCTGGAGGACCACCGCACCATCGGACACATGGTGGACGCCGTGCTCGGCCTGCGGGCGCTGGAGCGGATTGGCGGTCACGCAAAGAACATCGCGGGCTACGTCATCTACCTATGCACTGGCCGCGACGTGCGCCACGCGGACCTCGAGACCGTCGCCCAGGAGATCGTCGCCGGCAAGCCGGACGCCTGA
- the htpG gene encoding molecular chaperone HtpG — protein sequence MTVEAHKETLGFQTEVRQLLDLVIHSLYSNKEVFLRELVSNASDAADKLRFEALTDDALYEGQGELQIWVTYDKEARTVTVRDNGIGMSRQEVVDHIGTIARSGTRAFFQSLTGDQARDSQLIGQFGVGFYSAFIVADRVTLTTRRAGLGAEHGVRWESTGGGEYTLETLERAERGTEVVLHLRPDEDEFLDGWRLRAILRKFSDHIALPIRMPKEGNPLEWEVVNQGTALWARPKAEVTEEQYREFYPHVSHDFGEPLAWTHNRVEGALEYTSLLYLPARAPFDIWDRRERHGVKLYVRRVFIMDDAEQLMPPYLRFVRGVIDAQDLPLNISREILQQNRQIDSIRSGSVKKLLGLLEHLAKEEPEKYATFWKEFGRVFKEGVVDDPVNRERIAGLLRFASTRGEGEKPSVSLGDYVARMKEGQDAVYYITADSYSAARHSPHLEVFEQEGIEVLLLTDGIDEWVVSNLTEFEGKPLRSVAKGQLDLGKLRDETARQAAEAAADALKPLAERVKAVLGDRVQEVRVSQRLLTSPACLVAGEHDFGRHLERLLRASGQELPAARPVLELNPTHPLVKRLEQETGDRFGEWVEILFDQALLAEGSQLENPSAFVGRLNRMLLELSGGA from the coding sequence ATGACCGTCGAAGCCCACAAGGAGACCCTCGGGTTTCAAACCGAGGTCCGCCAGCTGCTGGATCTGGTGATCCACTCGCTCTACAGCAACAAGGAGGTGTTCCTGCGCGAGCTCGTCTCGAACGCCTCCGACGCGGCAGACAAGCTGCGTTTCGAGGCGCTGACCGACGACGCCCTCTACGAAGGCCAGGGCGAGCTGCAGATCTGGGTCACCTACGACAAGGAGGCCCGCACCGTAACGGTCCGCGACAACGGCATCGGGATGAGCCGCCAGGAGGTGGTGGACCACATCGGCACCATCGCCCGCTCCGGCACGCGGGCCTTCTTCCAGAGCCTGACCGGAGACCAGGCCAGGGACAGCCAGCTGATCGGCCAGTTCGGGGTCGGGTTCTATTCCGCCTTCATCGTGGCCGACCGCGTCACCCTGACGACGCGCCGGGCCGGGCTCGGGGCGGAGCACGGGGTGCGCTGGGAGTCGACCGGCGGGGGCGAATACACGCTGGAGACCCTGGAGCGGGCGGAGCGGGGCACCGAGGTGGTGCTGCACCTGAGGCCGGACGAGGACGAGTTCCTCGACGGCTGGCGCCTGCGCGCCATCCTGCGCAAGTTCTCCGACCACATCGCGCTCCCGATCCGGATGCCGAAGGAGGGCAACCCGCTGGAGTGGGAGGTGGTGAACCAGGGCACCGCCCTCTGGGCGCGGCCGAAGGCCGAGGTGACCGAGGAGCAGTACCGGGAGTTCTACCCTCACGTCAGCCACGACTTTGGCGAGCCGCTTGCCTGGACCCACAACCGGGTCGAGGGTGCCCTCGAGTACACCTCCCTGCTCTACCTGCCCGCGCGCGCCCCCTTCGACATCTGGGACCGGCGCGAGCGCCACGGCGTGAAGCTCTACGTGCGCCGGGTGTTCATCATGGACGACGCCGAGCAGTTGATGCCGCCCTATCTTCGGTTCGTGCGCGGGGTCATCGACGCCCAGGACCTGCCCCTGAACATCTCCCGGGAGATCCTCCAGCAGAACCGCCAGATCGACTCGATCCGCTCCGGCTCCGTGAAGAAGCTGCTCGGACTGCTCGAGCACCTGGCGAAGGAGGAGCCGGAGAAGTACGCGACGTTCTGGAAGGAGTTCGGCCGGGTGTTCAAGGAGGGCGTGGTCGACGACCCGGTCAACCGGGAGCGCATCGCCGGGCTCCTGCGCTTCGCGTCGACCCGGGGCGAAGGCGAGAAGCCCTCGGTCTCCCTCGGCGACTACGTCGCCCGCATGAAGGAGGGGCAGGACGCCGTCTACTACATCACGGCCGACTCCTATTCCGCCGCCCGCCACAGTCCGCACCTGGAGGTCTTCGAGCAGGAGGGGATCGAGGTGCTGCTCCTCACCGACGGCATCGACGAGTGGGTGGTGAGCAACCTGACCGAGTTCGAGGGCAAGCCCCTGCGCTCGGTGGCGAAGGGGCAGCTCGACCTGGGCAAGCTCCGGGACGAGACGGCCCGGCAGGCGGCCGAGGCGGCCGCGGACGCCCTGAAGCCCCTTGCCGAGCGGGTCAAGGCCGTGCTCGGCGACCGGGTGCAGGAGGTCCGGGTGAGCCAGCGGCTGTTGACCTCTCCCGCGTGCCTGGTGGCGGGAGAGCACGACTTCGGGCGTCACCTGGAGCGCCTCCTGCGGGCCTCGGGCCAGGAACTCCCGGCGGCGCGGCCGGTCCTCGAGCTCAACCCCACCCACCCCCTGGTGAAGCGCCTGGAGCAGGAGACGGGTGACCGGTTCGGCGAGTGGGTGGAGATCCTCTTCGACCAGGCTTTGCTCGCGGAGGGCAGTCAACTGGAGAACCCATCGGCCTTCGTCGGCCGCTTGAACCGCATGCTCCTGGAGCTGAGCGGAGGTGCCTGA
- the mutS gene encoding DNA mismatch repair protein MutS produces MRSSPEDLSRHTPVMQQYLRLKAEHPDCLLFYRMGDFYELFFDDARRAAALLDIALTRRGQTAGEPIPMAGVPAHAVDGYLARLLRHGESVAICEQFGEVPGRGPMERRVTRVVTPGTVTEDALLEERRDNLLVAAHVLGGRWGAAALDLASGRLTVMEGDASEGHGSEGLAAELARLQPAELLVPETGPLPAGAPGAALRRRPPWHFDPEAATRLLSEHFGTRDLAGFGCAGLAAAVGAAGSLLIYARETQRSALPHVRGLRVERREDSLYVDPVARRNLEVEVNLAGGRENTLAQVMDATRTPMGARLLRRWLARPLRDRAALRGRQQAVETLLGDRLWEALDCALRAVGDLERVLARVALRSARPRDLVQLRLALAVLPELRDVLGAAGDPRLGALAEAVRPFPELRERLEQALVESPPPTVRDGGVIADGYDPELDELRALDRDTGQALADFEARERARSAIPGLRVGYNRVSGFYIELSRAQAANAPADYVRRQTLKGVERYVTPELKAFEDRVLSARERALARERTLYADLLEGAAGHLADLLACAEAVAEADVLANLAERADALDLTRPELTEEPGILVTRGRHPVVERCLDGPFVPNDLELAAGRRMLVVTGPNMGGKSTYMRQAALIVLLAHTGSFVPAERAVIGPVDRIFTRIGAADDLAGGRSTFMVEMTEVANILHNATRESLVLVDEVGRGTSTFDGLALAWASAEHLAREIGAFTLFATHFFELTVLADTLEGVANVHLDALEHGDRIVFLHAVKEGPASQSYGLQVAALAGVPAPVVGRARARLAELETRPLDAGAPRRQLDLFATADPAPALDALRRVDPDRLTPRQALDTLYRLRELAGRG; encoded by the coding sequence ATGCGGAGCAGCCCCGAGGACCTCTCCCGCCACACCCCCGTGATGCAGCAGTACCTGCGGCTGAAGGCCGAGCACCCCGACTGCCTGCTCTTCTACCGCATGGGGGACTTCTACGAGCTGTTCTTCGACGACGCCCGGCGCGCCGCGGCGCTGCTCGACATCGCGCTCACCCGCCGGGGACAGACCGCGGGCGAGCCCATCCCCATGGCCGGGGTGCCGGCCCACGCGGTCGACGGCTACCTGGCACGGCTGCTGCGCCACGGCGAGTCGGTGGCGATCTGCGAGCAGTTCGGGGAGGTTCCCGGGCGCGGTCCGATGGAACGGAGGGTGACGCGGGTGGTCACCCCCGGCACGGTCACCGAGGACGCCCTCCTCGAGGAGCGCCGGGACAATCTGCTCGTCGCGGCGCACGTGCTCGGTGGGCGCTGGGGCGCCGCGGCGCTCGACCTCGCCAGCGGGCGGTTGACCGTCATGGAGGGGGACGCCTCCGAGGGGCACGGCTCGGAGGGACTGGCGGCCGAGCTCGCCCGGCTGCAGCCTGCCGAACTGCTCGTCCCGGAGACCGGTCCGTTGCCGGCCGGGGCCCCGGGCGCCGCCCTGCGCCGGCGCCCACCCTGGCACTTCGACCCCGAGGCGGCGACGCGCCTGCTCTCCGAGCACTTCGGGACCCGCGACCTCGCCGGCTTCGGCTGCGCGGGCCTCGCTGCGGCCGTCGGGGCCGCCGGCAGCCTGCTCATCTACGCGCGCGAGACCCAGCGCTCTGCGCTGCCCCACGTCCGGGGCCTGCGGGTCGAGCGCCGGGAGGACAGCCTGTACGTCGACCCCGTCGCCCGGCGCAATCTCGAGGTCGAGGTCAATCTCGCCGGGGGCCGGGAGAACACGCTGGCGCAGGTGATGGACGCGACGCGGACCCCGATGGGCGCCCGCCTGCTCCGGCGCTGGCTGGCCCGCCCCTTGCGCGACCGGGCCGCGCTCAGGGGGCGCCAGCAGGCGGTCGAGACGCTCCTGGGTGACCGGCTCTGGGAGGCGCTCGACTGCGCGTTGCGGGCGGTGGGCGATCTCGAGCGGGTGCTCGCCCGCGTGGCCCTGCGCTCCGCCCGTCCCCGCGACCTCGTCCAGCTCCGGCTCGCCCTCGCGGTGCTTCCCGAGCTCCGGGACGTCCTGGGCGCCGCCGGGGACCCGCGGCTCGGCGCCCTGGCCGAGGCGGTGCGCCCGTTCCCGGAGCTGCGCGAGCGCCTGGAGCAGGCCCTGGTCGAGTCGCCTCCGCCCACGGTGCGCGACGGGGGCGTGATCGCGGACGGCTACGACCCGGAGCTCGACGAGCTGCGCGCCCTGGACCGGGACACGGGACAGGCGCTCGCCGACTTCGAGGCCCGGGAGCGCGCCCGGAGCGCAATCCCCGGCCTGCGCGTGGGCTACAACCGCGTCTCCGGCTTCTACATCGAGCTGAGCCGCGCCCAGGCGGCGAACGCCCCGGCCGACTACGTCCGCCGGCAGACGTTGAAGGGCGTCGAGCGCTACGTCACCCCCGAGCTGAAGGCCTTCGAGGACCGGGTGCTCAGCGCGCGGGAACGAGCGCTCGCGCGCGAGCGTACCCTGTACGCGGACCTGCTGGAGGGGGCCGCGGGGCATCTCGCGGATCTGCTGGCCTGTGCCGAGGCGGTGGCGGAGGCCGACGTCCTCGCCAATCTCGCGGAGCGGGCCGACGCGCTGGACCTGACCCGGCCGGAGCTGACCGAAGAGCCGGGGATCCTGGTGACGCGGGGCCGCCACCCGGTCGTGGAGCGTTGCCTCGACGGACCGTTCGTGCCGAACGACCTGGAACTGGCTGCGGGACGCCGGATGCTCGTGGTCACCGGCCCCAACATGGGCGGGAAGTCGACCTACATGCGCCAGGCGGCGCTCATCGTGCTGCTGGCCCACACCGGCAGCTTCGTGCCCGCGGAGCGCGCCGTCATCGGGCCCGTGGACCGCATCTTCACCCGCATCGGGGCGGCGGACGACCTGGCGGGAGGGCGCTCCACCTTCATGGTGGAGATGACCGAGGTGGCCAACATCCTTCACAACGCGACCCGGGAGAGCCTGGTCCTTGTGGACGAGGTGGGCCGCGGGACCAGCACCTTCGACGGCCTGGCGCTCGCCTGGGCGAGCGCCGAGCACCTCGCGCGGGAGATCGGCGCCTTCACCCTGTTCGCCACCCACTTCTTCGAGCTGACCGTGCTCGCCGACACGCTCGAGGGAGTGGCGAACGTGCACCTGGACGCGCTCGAGCACGGCGATCGAATCGTCTTCCTGCACGCGGTCAAGGAAGGGCCGGCCAGCCAGAGTTATGGTTTGCAGGTGGCGGCGCTGGCCGGCGTACCCGCCCCCGTGGTCGGCAGAGCGCGGGCTCGCCTGGCGGAGCTGGAGACCCGCCCCCTCGACGCCGGTGCCCCCCGGCGGCAGCTCGACCTGTTCGCCACCGCGGACCCCGCACCGGCCCTGGACGCTTTGCGCCGGGTGGACCCCGACCGCTTGACCCCGCGCCAGGCCCTGGACACGCTCTACCGTCTGCGGGAGCTCGCCGGGCGGGGGTGA